In a genomic window of Urocitellus parryii isolate mUroPar1 chromosome 11, mUroPar1.hap1, whole genome shotgun sequence:
- the Ovgp1 gene encoding LOW QUALITY PROTEIN: oviduct-specific glycoprotein (The sequence of the model RefSeq protein was modified relative to this genomic sequence to represent the inferred CDS: inserted 1 base in 1 codon; deleted 2 bases in 1 codon), translating into MGKLWLWVGAAYKLVCYFTNWAPGRPESASTFPRDLDPFLCTHLIFAFASMSNNQIVPETLQDEKILYPQFNKLKERNRELKTLLSIGGWNFGTLRFTSMLHTFGNREKFINSAISLLRTHNFDGLDLFFLYPGLRNSPTHDRWKFLILIEELLSAFQKEALLTHRPRLLLSAAVSGAPHIIQTSYDVNLLGRLLDFINVLSYDFHGSWEKFTGHNSPLYSFPEDPKSSAYAMNYWRNLGAPSEKLMMGFPTYGRTFRLLEPSDNGLQAVATGPASPGTYTKQAGILAYYEICSFLEKARKDWIGYQHVPYAYKGKEWVGYDDIRSFQEKAKFVKAEHFGGAMVWTLDMDDVKGAFCGNGPFPLLYTLNYLLLQDEVSSTPLPQFGFSSAMNSSXSDSERLAVTKALSTDIINIFSPGRKAEAPEVRGKHKNITSVPGGGVMTLGRETGSLGNHTVALWGTAVPGARTMTSVDHQSVTTAGTTEALEHFQTETLSKTMAPNKKSMFPEKVTVPTRKMSVTYNGQTVTQQGMNLSSVWELPQGG; encoded by the exons ATGGGGAAGTTGTGGCTATGGGTTG GTGCTGCCTACAAGCTGGTATGTTATTTCACCAACTGGGCACCTGGACGCCCTGAATCTGCCTCCACCTTCCCCCGTGACCTGGATCCCTTTCTCTGCACCCACCTGATATTTGCCTTTGCCTCAATGAGCAACAATCAGATTGTTCCCGAGACTCTccaagatgaaaaaattctctacCCCCAGTTCAACAAACTCAAGGAGAG GAACAGGGAGCTGAAAACCCTGCTGTCCATCGGAGGGTGGAACTTTGGCACATTGAG GTTCACCTCTATGCTGCACACATTCGGCAACCGTGAAAAGTTTATTAATTCAGCTATATCCCTCCTGAGGACACACAACTTTGATGGTCTCGACCTTTTCTTCTTATACCCTGGACTGAGGAACAGCCCCACGCATGACCGATGGAAGTTTCTTATCTTAATTGAA GAGCTCCTCAGTGCCTTCCAGAAGGAGGCCCTTCTCACCCATCGTCCGAGGCTGCTGCTCTCTGCTGCAGTGTCTGGTGCCCCACACATCATCCAAACATCTTATGATGTAAACCTTCTAGGGAG ACTCCTGGATTTTATCAATGTCTTGTCTTATGACTTTCATGGAAGCTGGGAAAAGTTCACAGGACACAATAGCCCCCTGTACTCTTTTCCTGAGGACCCGAAATCTTCG GCATATGCTATGAATTACTGGCGGAACCTTGGGGCACCTTCAGAGAAGCTCATGATGGGGTTCCCCACCTATGGGCGCACCTTTCGCCTCCTCGAACCCTCTGATAATGGGTTGCAGGCTGTAGCAACAGGACCAGCGTCTCCAGGGACGTACACCAAGCAAGCTGGCATCTTGGCTTATTATGAG ATTTGCTCCTTTCTTGAGAAAGCAAGAAAGGACTGGATTGGCTATCAGCATGTCCCGTATGCCTACAAAGGGAAGGAGTGGGTTGGCTATGACGACATCAGGAGCTTCCAGGAGAAG GCAAAGTTTGTGAAGGCAGAGCATTTTGGGGGGGCCATGGTGTGGACATTGGACATGGATGACGTCAAGGGAGCTTTCTGTGGCAATGGCCCTTTTCCCCTTTTATACACATTGAATTACCTCCTGCTGCAAGACG AGGTCAGCTCAACTCCTTTACCACAGTTTGGGTTCTCATCTGCTATGAATTCTT TATCTGATTCTGAAAGGCTGGCTGTGACAAAGGCATTGAGCACtgatattattaacatt ttttccccaggaagaAAAGCTGAGGCTCCTGAAGTCCGtggaaagcataaaaatataacttcagTTCCTGGAGGTGGAGTCATGACCCTTGGAAGGGAAACAGGATCCCTTGGAAATCACACTGTCGCTCTATGGGGCACTGCGGTCCCTGGAGCAAGGACTATGACTTCAGTGGACCATCAGTCTGTGACCACTGCAGGGACAACGGAAGCCCTTGAGCATTTTCAGACAGAGACCCTCAGTAAGACAATGGCCCCTAATAAGAAGTCTATGTTCCCTGAGAAAGTTACTGTCCCCACCAGAAAGATGTCAGTCACCTATAATGGGCAAACTGTGACTCAACAAGGAATGAATTTGAGTTCTGTATGGGAACTGCCCCAGGGTGGGTGA
- the LOC144249359 gene encoding ciliary microtubule-associated protein 3-like yields MSGSSLMTSLSSTVGLPSNYSFGSCQPRRLFPHFYPPNRMGNDFLPLRGFPHTGPGCYMTDSYGLAYSLTKIPTSTKGYTLGARTAMRFKPVNKESTLHPGKYQRVENWKEKTKQSFVPFNALMPRFQSYSKANFPGPGTYNLEKKPFPKITWPMKFGSPDWAQVPSLQKRTLKAELSTDKEFRKHRNRVAYLSLFYD; encoded by the exons GGTTGCCGAGTAACTACTCCTTTGGATCATGCCAACCCAGGAGGCTCTTTCCTCACTTCTATCCCCCAAACCGGATGGGGAACGACTTTCTCCCTCTTAGGGGATTTCCTCACACAGGGCCTGGATGTTACATGACAGAT TCCTATGGCTTGGCATACAGCCTCACCAAGATTCCAACCAGTACAAAAGGATATACTCTTGGAGCCAGAACAGCTATGAGGTTTAAGCCAGTCAACAAG GAATCGACACTTCACCCAGGCAAGTACCAGAGAGTAgagaattggaaggaaaaaacaaagcaaagtttTGTTCCATTTAATGCTTTGATGCCTCGATTTCAGAGCTATTCAAAAGCCAATTTCCCTGG cccTGGTACATACAACCTAGAGAAGAAGCCATTCCCAAAAATTACTTGGCCAATGAAATTTGGATCTCCAGATTGGGCTCAGGTTCCAAGTCTACAGAAAAGAACTCTAAAAGCTGAG CTGTCCACAGACAAAGAATTTAGAAAGCATCGGAACCGAGTTGCTTACTTAAGCCTGTTTTACGATTGA